In Sphingobacterium sp. SYP-B4668, the sequence GCCGTAAAGTCTGTACGGATCAGATAGGTCTCCTGTGCGCGGTCGGTTGTCGAAAGAGATAGGATAGTGGCTTGGACGTAAGCCACCCCCGCATTGTCAAATTTTTGTTTCATCGGCATTGATTAGTTGTTTAAAAAAAACGTGACCCCAAATTTTAGAAAGATGAGTTACATAGGCAATGCTGCAAGGTTTGTGAAGGTCTAATGTGCTACTATTTACAGATTAGACCGTTATTTTTGGCTTAATGTGTATGGATTTGCAGATTAGGCACTGTTACATTATCGACTGGATACTGCCCAGAAAAGAGCTGATTTTTTCCTCAACAATATGACCAAGGTCATTTAAAAAAATGATTTTGGTCACTTTCATTATTTCCTATCAATCAATAAGTGTATTTTAAATATTTTATTATTATCTTGTAGATTAAACTAATTATAGCCGCTTTTGGAAAGAATATACTAGCCAATTGTTTATGAAATATGTAGTCTATATCTTGGTCGCCTCTTGTTGTTCGTTTTTTTATAATCTGCTGGGGTATGCACAGTTGATGTTCGGTCGGGTGGTGTCTCCTTCATTTTGGATCCTGTGGTTGGCCATGATCCTTGTTTTTTTGATAAGTACGATATACATTTCGTATGTGTACAATCGTCTGGCAGGTAGGTTGGACGCTCGGCCGTCAAATCGAGTAGTGGGAGACGGGCGCGCTGTCGCTTCGATAGGGCAAGTCGCTGTACTTCGTATTAGCTATTTGTGTCTAGCCGTGATGCCGATCTTATTGGTCTTCAATATGTTTATCTACCTATGGGTGTATGGACGGCCCGATGCCTTGCAGATGTTTGTCCTTAATCTGCTGTATCGCATCCCGATATTTGCAGGCATTTTGGTGACGTACGCCCTCTTATTGCCCGTTTTTAAACAGTGGTCACTACCCATCTATTTTGGGAATGAAAAGCAAGCGCAGGTCGTATATAAAGCCACTCCGGTTCTACAGGGGCCCGACTTCGCAATGGACCTCCATGTACTGTACTATAGTCTTTTAAAGGTGGCCGGGATAGGTCCTATTTGGGCGGGGACGCATAGTGTGCGGTTCTTTGATATCGTACTGATCGAAACCTATAGCAAGCTTCAATATGTCATCCTTACAGATGGGAGCAGAGTACAGGTAAATGGCATCACCAAGGTGCTGGCCAAATACGGGTTGGATCGCTGGATGGTCAAGATTTCGGGCAACTACATCATCAATATGATGCTGGTCCAATACCCAATAACGAAGGCCAATGGGGAGCTATTGCTGCAGGCTGAGGTACGTGAGGGGATGGGTAGGAATCTTAAAGCGGGGCAGCTCATGTCCATGTTGCACCATGGCCGAGGAATCAATGGTAAAAATATAGCGATATTCTTGGACAATAAACATCATGTGGAGTATGAAGGCTGGGATACCTTCATTACTCTAAAAAAAATGTAAGCATCCCCGATTTAAACATCGACCCACTGAGTGCTACCGATGGGAATTGCCATCTTCGGTGCTGGATTTCGACGGTCGGTCATCATACTGACCTATCTATGAAAAATATCGATTCTGACCCTACATCCGATCAGAAACAGGAATCCTATTGTCCTGTACACCCTCATGATTTCTCGCTTTTACTACAGCGTGTGATGCAGCCCTACCTGGAGCATATACTACAGCTGAAAACCACAATGGAGCACGTGCTCGAGCTCTTGGAAAGCAAGGTGCCTCCAGCAGATGCACTGATGGCTAGCCGAGCTGTCTTGGACTATCTCGGGATATCCGAGCGCACATTCCAACGTTGCAAAGTCAAAGGATATATCCAAGCGGTGGATGAGCAGGTCAAGGACAAGTATTATCGACATCGGGATGTCGTAGAGCTGTACCGCATATACCACAAGCGGCTACCGAGCCGGCTTCCTTGACTACTATTTTTGAGCATGGCTCTTCGCAGTCTTTTTCGTCTTTTTTTCGGATGATGTTCGCTTTGTCTTCGGAGCATGGCTACCTAATCATTACCTCTTTACTACCTTATCCTCACCTATTTCGTGATAAATAGGTAGTGCCGAGGTGAAGATAAGGTTAAGCAGAGGTAGTGGAGCTCCGAAGAAACTCCGAAAAAGGAGCGAAGTTGGTATAGCGTCAAGGTAGCCTTGGCAGCGCATTGACCGACCGCTACCCGACAGTTTGCTGGACTATCCCCGACAGCTGCCCGCCAAGTGCTCTCAAGCTATTGACAGGCTGCTGCTGGAGGTGCTATGTTTGCTTCTGTAAAGCACGATATACCGGTATGCAACAGTCCTTTACGATGGTTTAACTTTTTAAAAATTAATACAATGGGAATTATCAGACAAGGAGCCCTTGGAGGCTTCAAAGGAAAAGCAGGGGCCGTAATCGGGAGCAGTTGGAAGAGCATCGATTACATCAAGGGACTCTACAAAAAGCGATCCAAGCCGGCATCCGAAGAGCAGATGATACAGCAGGCGCGCTTCTTGACGATCGCCAAATTTTTGATGCCGATCACGCCGCTACTGAAGCTAGGATTCGGTCATATCAATAGCGACAAGATGACGCCGAGCAATGCGGCACTACAACTCAATATCAAGCAGGCCGTCTCGGGGAGCTACCCCAACTTTGAGTTGGATTACAGCAAGGTGCTGATCGCATCGGGCTCCTATATCGGGGGTGGTACCACCGCTGCTTCGGTAGCTGCGGGGCTGCTCTCGGTGGATTGGAGCAGTGAACTGAATGCGCTCTATGACTCCAAGGCCGACGATCAGGTGTACATCCTGCTCTACCAGCCGACAGCGGATGAGTTCATGACGCCCGCTGTAGCACCTACGCGTGCCGAGGGTACGGTAGATATCCAGATTCCTACCCACTTGTTGGGAGCAAAGGGGCATGTCTGGATATTCTTTGCCGACCGTAAGATGACCAAGGTATCCCGTAGCTCCTATTTAGGAGAGTTGGATCTGGTCTAGTATTCACCCGAAGTCGTGCAGGAGCGCTTTGCTCTTGTACGACTTCCCAATAATGACAAACAATGATATTACTGTCTAATCTCGAAGAAAAGAAAGAACAAAATGCCACTAAACGCTTAGCCATACAGCTGCGTTTCAAATTGGCTCGATACTTCCTGAATCCACTCAATAGCTTGATACAGCTAGGCTACTCGCAAGGCCGGAAAAACAAAACGGCCATCGGCAAAGCGATGTCACATACGCTACGCAATGCTATGGAAGGTGAATATCCCGATATTCGGGTCAACCCTACGAAGGTCCTCTTCAGTGTAGGAACTTTATGCCACTCTTCCGATATCAAGGTCGAACGCCTAGGGAATGCTATTCGTATAACATGGCGGGATAGGACTAGGACGTGTCGGGTCTTAAATGGCCAATGGGACGATACGGTTATCCTCTGCGCTTATGATGTCGAGGCCGGTGTGGCCGGAATCAATGAAGAGCCGATTATCCGTCGGGACGAGCAGCACCTGCTTCAGTTGCCCTCTGGTATGGTGGGTAGGGCGGTGCACCTTTATATGATGCTGCACGACCGTGACAAGAAGGCTTTTTCTAATAGCTTGTACTTGGGGCTTTATTAAAGGGGATTAGGAGTTAGATTATAGGAGCTAGACTTTTAGGAGTTGGGTTATAGGGGTTAGAGGCTAGGTTACAGGAGCTAGACTTTTAGGAGTTAGAAGTCAGGGGTTGGGAACTAGTCATTATGTCTAAGCCAACAGCTATCTGCTGTGAGATCCAACCGATTCATTGCTCTTCACATAAAAGCACGTCACTCCGGGCTTGGTCCGGAGTCTGTCGGTTAATTGCATTTTAGGAGGGTTCATCCTTCACTTGTTCACTAATACCTAAATATTAAACAAAATGAAAACTATACAAATACATCCTTCTTGGCTGGCCCAGGGTTGGCGGGAGGAGCTTACACACAAAGAGCGACTTTTTATAGCTACGCTATTCTTTCCTGTGATATGGATCCTGGTATCCCTAGTGTTGCAGCTATTTGATCCAGCTATCGGGGTCTTGGACTTTGGCATGCTTACCGTGCTCATCTTTGGACTTCTCACCGGCTGGCTCGCGATATATATCAGTTTTTGGTTGCAGGAGCTCCTGTGGCATCCTTTTAAAATCTTTCGCAAACAATTTGGCCAACATTTTAACTTACTCACATCATGGCAACAATGTATTCTTTATTTCTCGGTGTTCTTTTTATTGCTCTATGCAGTGTTGAAGGGAGTAGAGATCGTCCTGTAATATATCCTTATGCCCGGCTATCACCAGAGCTAGTGGACAAGGCTTGGACTCTTGGCCGATACCAAGTGTCAGGCCTGTCCAACATAGCGGACAAGAGGGTCCGCATCATCGCTATCGCTAAAGCCGAGCTTGGTGTCCAAGAAGCTACTGGTCGCAACGATGGCAATCGTGTGGAGCAATATCTCGCCTATACCCACCTAGGCAAGGGTTATGCCTGGTGTGCTGCTTTTGTCAGCTGGTGCTACGGGCAGGCAGGACTTCCTGCACCGCGTAACCCGTGGAGTCCGGCCCTCTTTCCAAAGACGAAGGTGTACTGGCAATCGGGCAAATGGATGCGTGGTCGTAAGGATAGGGTAGAAGCAGCAGACTTATTTGGTATCTATGGCCAAGGCACAGGTCGAATAGACCATACTGGGCTCATCCAATGGTGGGAAGGCAACTATCTTATTACTGTAGAGGGTAATAGCAATGACCGGGTCGAGTCTAGGCGTAGACATCTGAGGACGGTATATGCACTGGCGGATTGGATTGGTGATTAGAGCCGGGAGTTAGGTGATAGAGATTAGGAGTTAGATTACAGGGGCTAGGTGTTGGAGATTTGTCATTCGTCACTCTGGGCTTGGTCCTGAGTCTGTTGCTTAATTACACTTTAGGAAAGTTCCCCCTTAGCTGCCCACTCGTCACGAATCACTATGTCACTGGTCACTGTGTCAAAATAGCACGTCACTCCGGACTTGATCCGGAGTCTCTGGGTTAATTGCACTTTAGGAAAGTTTCCCTTTCACTGTCCACCCTTCACTGATCACTATGTCACTAGTCCCACATTACTATTATTAAATCATAACTTATGAAAGCAATCCCTACGTCTGCCTACTGGCGGATTATTACACACAGTCTCCTTATCTTCGTCTTTTCCTTTTGCCGATCGGCGAAGGAGCGGCAGCAACACGAGCGCTACAATACCCAAGCACTTGCGGTATCAGGACAGCAAAGCTGGTTACAGTACGTGGATAGAGACAGTTCGGCTAGGTACTGGTCAGTCATGACCGATTCTCCGTTCTTTTTTCATCCCGATATGGGGCTTTGGGCCCAAGGAGGTCGGGTACAAGCAAATGAGCACACCATTCATCAACATCAACGGCAATGGAATACCAGTGCTCGAGATAGTACACAACATGTTGAGGAATATGACCATTGGGAAAGTAAACGCAGCACGAGGCAGCTCCCCTGGTATGTATCTGTTACAGCAGTAGCACTTTTAATCTTGATGGTTGTCTGGCGGATGGTTTTTAAGGGATAGAGACTAAGGGTTAGATTGTAGGAGTTAGACTTTCAGGAGCTAGAGATTAGGTGTTAGGGGATAGACTCCATATAACAGCGCGTCACTCCGGGTTTGATCCGGAGTCTGCTGGTTAATTGTGCTCTAGGGAGGTTCCTCCTTTGCTGTCCACTTGTTACTCGTCATTATTCAAGTGTTAGAGGCTAGGCTCCACATAACAACACGTCACTCCGGGCTCGGCCCGGAGTCTGTTGGTTGATAGCATTTTAGGACGGTTCCTCCTTTGCTGTCCACTTGTTACTCGTTATTATTCAGGAATTAGCGATTAGGGGATAGGTGTTAGGTACAGATACGTCACTCCGGGTTTGGTCCGGAGTCTGTTGGTTAATTGCATTCTAGGGAGGTTCCTCCTTTGCTGTCCACTTGTTACTCGTTATTATTCAGGAATTAGCGATTAGGGGATAGGTGTTAGGTACAGATACGTCACTCCGGGCTCGGTCCGGAGTCTGTAAGTGTATAGTAATACCGCAGTTGTAGTACGTTATTTAATTGACGGTTTCTAGTCACCAATTACTCCACCAGCCATGTGCCAATTACCCTCTGCCAAAATAAATTTGCACTTCTGTCCAATAACGAGTACTTTTATTGCTCACTATATTGGACAATGCTAGGATCCTTAATTACATCGAAGACACGTTTAAAGTTACTGATCAAATTTTTTGTCAGTGCGACGAGCAAAGGACATTTGCGCGGATTGGCCGATGAATTTGACGAATCCACTAATGCTATCCGTAAAGAACTGAACCAATTATCAGAGGCTGGGTACCTGAACAAGGAGCAAGCACAGAATCGGGTGGTGTACCGCGCCAATACCCGTCATCCCTTGTTTGGGCCCCTCCAACAGTTGATTCGCACCTATTTAGGGATGGATGATTTAGTAGATCAGGTATTGGAGCGCGCTGGAGATGTGCATCAGGTGATTTTGGTCGGAGCTTATGCCCAAGGTATTGAAGCCAATCATATCGACGTCGTTGTTGTAGGCGATGCATTAAATTCGGCATATTTATTGCAGTTAGCGGACAAAACTTCTACTTTGATAAACAAGACCGTGACCATTACCTTTGAAAAACCGGTGAGCAAGGCGCAGATTATTATATATCAAAAGGAGGATTAGGGTTTGGATAAGAAGAGGATACAAATTATTAAGTTTAACTTGATTAGGGGAAATTCTTAAATTAAAGCGAATTTTGAATAGAATCGAAGAAAATGCATCAGATGTTGTTAGTAATGCTAGTATCGCCGTCATAGGACTGGGATATGTAGGATTGCCTTTAGCCATTGAATTTGCTAAAAAATACGATGTTTTGGGCTTTGATATTAATACTAGTCGTGTTAAAGAACTTAGTGAGGGAAAGGATCGCACACAAGAGGCTAATTTGACTGATTTAACTCATGTGATAGACTTAAAAGCCCTAGCTCAACCTTTGGTTGGGTTATCTTTTTCAAGTCAAATAGATGATCTACGAAAATGTAACACATTTATTGTCACAGTACCAACCCCCATAGACCAATTCAAAGCGCCAGATTTGACCCCCTTGATTAGAGCATCAGAGATGCTTGGGGCAGTTTTAAAATCTGGAGATATTGTCATTTATGAATCTACCGTATATCCCGGATGTACAGAAGAGGATTGTGTCCCTATACTGGAAGGTGTCTCTGGTTTGATATTCAATAAGGATTTTTTTGTAGGCTATTCACCCGAACGGATTAGTCCTGGAGATAGAGTCCATACTTTAACTAGTATAACCAAAGTGACTTCAGGATCAACGCCTGATATTGCAGACAGAGTAGATAATTTGTATCGTTCTATTATCACAGCAGGTACGCACAAAGCTCCTAGTATTAAAGTTGCCGAAGCATCCAAGGCTATAGAGAATGCACAGCGAGATGTTAATATTTCATTTGTGAATGAGTTGGCTTTGATATTTGATCGTATTGGTATCGATACCAATGATGTACTAGATGCCGCAGCAACGAAATGGAATTTTTTAAAGTATAGGCCTGGATTGGTAGGTGGACATTGTATAGGCGTCGACCCATACTATTTGGCGCACAAAGCACAATCCTTGGGTTATCACCCTCAAGTTCTCTTATCGGGGCGCCGGGTCAATGATACGATGGGCGCTTTTGTAGCGGATAAGGTCGTGAAGTTGATGATTCAAAAGGACCATAAGATTAAGGGCGCTCGTGCGTTAATAATGGGGATTACCTTCAAAGAGAATTGTCCAGATGTACGCAATACGCGTGTTGTTGATATCTATCACGAATTGATGTCTTTCGGATTGGAAGTAGATATCTATGACCCATGGGCGGATGTAGCAGAAGTCCAAGTTGAGTACGGACTAGCTATTGCAAATCAAATAGATGAGTCGATTTTATATGATGCCGTAGTTGTCGCAGTAGCCCATAATGAATTTTTAGAATTTGATTATAAAAAAATAAAACGCAATAATGGAGTGGTCTTCGATACTAAAGCTTGTTTGAATCGGCATTTGGTTGATGGAAGGTTGTAAAAAGTAAAGATAAAATTGAAAATGATAAAAAAGCGAATCTTAATAACAGGTGGAGCCGGTTTTATTGGCTCTCATGTCGTCAGGGAATTTGTGAATAAATATCCCGAATACCAGATTGTCAATTTGGATGCTTTAACTTATGCAGGGAATTTGGAAAACTTGAAGGATATAGAAGATAAATCTAACTATACCTTTGTTAAAGCTGATATTACTAATGCGAAACATATTGTAGAGGTTTTTAGAGAGTATCAGCCAGATGGGGTCATTCACTTGGCTGCCGAATCGCATGTAGACCGCTCTATTTCGGATCCTTTGGCCTTTGTCATGACCAATGTTATTGGTACCGTCAACCTGCTCAGCGCAGCTCATGATATTTGGAAAGATAATTACGAAGGTAAACGTTTTCATCATGTCTCCACTGATGAAGTGTATGGTACATTGGGTGAGACTGGGCTCTTTACAGAAAATACTGCTTACGATCCACATTCTCCCTATTCTGCCTCTAAGGCATCTTCAGACCACTTTGTAAGAGCTTATCAGGATACCTATGGATTGCCAATTGTGGTGACTAATTGTTCGAATAATTACGGACCCAATCATTTTCCTGAGAAGCTGATACCTTTGTGTATCCATAATATTTTAAACGGCAAGCCACTTCCTATTTATGGTGACGGCAAATTTACTCGGGATTGGTTATATGTGGTTGATCATGCCAAGGCGATAGACTTGGTCTTTCATCAAGGTCAGATTGGAGATTCCTACAATGTGGGTGGTTTTAATGAATGGCAAAATATTGACTTGGTCAAAGAATTGTGCAAGCAAATGGATGAAAAGCTCGGTAAGCCAACAGGCACTTCAGTCCAGTTAATCACTTTTGTCAAAGATCGTCCGGGCCATGATTTACGTTATGCAATAGATGCCACGAAAATCAATAAGGAGCTAGGGTACGAACCGTCGGTTACCTTTGAACAGGGATTGAGTAAAACCATTGATTGGTTCTTGAATAATCAAGATTGGCTGGATAATGTGACGTCCGGAGGATATCAGAAGTATTACGAAATACAATATCAGGGTTAGCATGAAAGTAACAGAAACAAAGTTAAAGGGCTGTTTTATATTGGAGCCTACAAAGTTTGGGGATAGCAGAGGGTATTTTTTTGAAAGTTTTAACGAAAACACTTTTAATGAATTGACAGGTACAAAAATCCGATTTGTTCAAGATAACCAATCCTATTCTACAAAGGGGGTTCTTCGGGGTTTGCATGCACAACAGGGTGAATATGCGCAGGCAAAGCTAGTGCGAGTTCTGGAAGGGACAGTTATAGACGTTGCGGTAGATGTCCGTGTTGATTCGCCAACATTTGGTGAACATGTTGCAGTGGAGCTCTCTGAAGAAAATAATTTGCAGCTTTTTGTGCCAAGAGGTTTTTTACATGGATTTGTTGTTGTGAGCGATGTAGCAACATTTTTCTACAAATGTGACAACTTTTATAATAAGGAGTCAGAGTACGGAGTGAAATTTGATGACCCTAGTTTGGGAATCAACTGGAATATACCGAAAGAGGAATTAATTGTTTCGGATAAAGATTTAGTGTTGTCTTCTTTTGCAGAGATATTTAAGTAATAAGAAAGTATGAGGAAAATACTTGTCACTGGTTCGAAAGGACAGCTTGGGTCGGAATTAAGAACTTTATACCAAGACCGAAAGGATGTAGATACATTTTTTTTGGATAGAGGCGAATTACCCTTGGAGCAAACGTCTATTATTCAGGATATTTTGGGTATATACCAGCCAGACCTTATTATTCATGCAGCAGCGTATACAGCTGTTGACAAAGCTGAAGGAGAAGCTGAATTGGCGAATGTGGTCAACCACTTGGCTAGCGAAGAGATTGCGCAGTATTGCCATGTCCATGGGACAAAGCTGATTGCAATTTCAACTGATTATGTGTTTGATGGGACGTCCTCTATGCCTTTAGATGAAGATGCAGTTGTTGAACCAATCAATATCTACGGTTCAACTAAATTGAAAGGGGAGGTAGCCGTGCAAAAGTGGTTGCCGGATGCAATTATCATCCGTACATCATGGGTGTATTCAATATATGGTAGTAACTTTGTCAAAACAATGATTCGCTTAATGACTGAAAGAGATGAAATTTCCGTAATTGAGGATCAAGTCGGTTCGCCAACCTATGCTAAAGACTTAGCACAAGCTATCGTTGATATCATCGACAGAAATCATTGGGTAGGTGGAATGTATCATTATTCAAACGAAGGAGAGATTTCTTGGTATAATTTCGCTACTGCGATTAAAGAAATACAAGGATTGAATTGTACTATCAATCCA encodes:
- a CDS encoding DUF6266 family protein, which gives rise to MFASVKHDIPVCNSPLRWFNFLKINTMGIIRQGALGGFKGKAGAVIGSSWKSIDYIKGLYKKRSKPASEEQMIQQARFLTIAKFLMPITPLLKLGFGHINSDKMTPSNAALQLNIKQAVSGSYPNFELDYSKVLIASGSYIGGGTTAASVAAGLLSVDWSSELNALYDSKADDQVYILLYQPTADEFMTPAVAPTRAEGTVDIQIPTHLLGAKGHVWIFFADRKMTKVSRSSYLGELDLV
- a CDS encoding DUF6266 family protein — translated: MILLSNLEEKKEQNATKRLAIQLRFKLARYFLNPLNSLIQLGYSQGRKNKTAIGKAMSHTLRNAMEGEYPDIRVNPTKVLFSVGTLCHSSDIKVERLGNAIRITWRDRTRTCRVLNGQWDDTVILCAYDVEAGVAGINEEPIIRRDEQHLLQLPSGMVGRAVHLYMMLHDRDKKAFSNSLYLGLY
- a CDS encoding CHAP domain-containing protein, which gives rise to MATMYSLFLGVLFIALCSVEGSRDRPVIYPYARLSPELVDKAWTLGRYQVSGLSNIADKRVRIIAIAKAELGVQEATGRNDGNRVEQYLAYTHLGKGYAWCAAFVSWCYGQAGLPAPRNPWSPALFPKTKVYWQSGKWMRGRKDRVEAADLFGIYGQGTGRIDHTGLIQWWEGNYLITVEGNSNDRVESRRRHLRTVYALADWIGD
- a CDS encoding ArsR family transcriptional regulator, with the protein product MLGSLITSKTRLKLLIKFFVSATSKGHLRGLADEFDESTNAIRKELNQLSEAGYLNKEQAQNRVVYRANTRHPLFGPLQQLIRTYLGMDDLVDQVLERAGDVHQVILVGAYAQGIEANHIDVVVVGDALNSAYLLQLADKTSTLINKTVTITFEKPVSKAQIIIYQKED
- a CDS encoding nucleotide sugar dehydrogenase, whose protein sequence is MNRIEENASDVVSNASIAVIGLGYVGLPLAIEFAKKYDVLGFDINTSRVKELSEGKDRTQEANLTDLTHVIDLKALAQPLVGLSFSSQIDDLRKCNTFIVTVPTPIDQFKAPDLTPLIRASEMLGAVLKSGDIVIYESTVYPGCTEEDCVPILEGVSGLIFNKDFFVGYSPERISPGDRVHTLTSITKVTSGSTPDIADRVDNLYRSIITAGTHKAPSIKVAEASKAIENAQRDVNISFVNELALIFDRIGIDTNDVLDAAATKWNFLKYRPGLVGGHCIGVDPYYLAHKAQSLGYHPQVLLSGRRVNDTMGAFVADKVVKLMIQKDHKIKGARALIMGITFKENCPDVRNTRVVDIYHELMSFGLEVDIYDPWADVAEVQVEYGLAIANQIDESILYDAVVVAVAHNEFLEFDYKKIKRNNGVVFDTKACLNRHLVDGRL
- the rfbB gene encoding dTDP-glucose 4,6-dehydratase gives rise to the protein MIKKRILITGGAGFIGSHVVREFVNKYPEYQIVNLDALTYAGNLENLKDIEDKSNYTFVKADITNAKHIVEVFREYQPDGVIHLAAESHVDRSISDPLAFVMTNVIGTVNLLSAAHDIWKDNYEGKRFHHVSTDEVYGTLGETGLFTENTAYDPHSPYSASKASSDHFVRAYQDTYGLPIVVTNCSNNYGPNHFPEKLIPLCIHNILNGKPLPIYGDGKFTRDWLYVVDHAKAIDLVFHQGQIGDSYNVGGFNEWQNIDLVKELCKQMDEKLGKPTGTSVQLITFVKDRPGHDLRYAIDATKINKELGYEPSVTFEQGLSKTIDWFLNNQDWLDNVTSGGYQKYYEIQYQG
- the rfbC gene encoding dTDP-4-dehydrorhamnose 3,5-epimerase, which gives rise to MKVTETKLKGCFILEPTKFGDSRGYFFESFNENTFNELTGTKIRFVQDNQSYSTKGVLRGLHAQQGEYAQAKLVRVLEGTVIDVAVDVRVDSPTFGEHVAVELSEENNLQLFVPRGFLHGFVVVSDVATFFYKCDNFYNKESEYGVKFDDPSLGINWNIPKEELIVSDKDLVLSSFAEIFK
- the rfbD gene encoding dTDP-4-dehydrorhamnose reductase, coding for MRKILVTGSKGQLGSELRTLYQDRKDVDTFFLDRGELPLEQTSIIQDILGIYQPDLIIHAAAYTAVDKAEGEAELANVVNHLASEEIAQYCHVHGTKLIAISTDYVFDGTSSMPLDEDAVVEPINIYGSTKLKGEVAVQKWLPDAIIIRTSWVYSIYGSNFVKTMIRLMTERDEISVIEDQVGSPTYAKDLAQAIVDIIDRNHWVGGMYHYSNEGEISWYNFATAIKEIQGLNCTINPIPTSQYPTPAKRPKYSLLDKSKIKRTFNIKVPDWRDSLAVMLSKLL